Genomic window (Culex pipiens pallens isolate TS chromosome 3, TS_CPP_V2, whole genome shotgun sequence):
CAACCAATAGGGCAAATTGGGCCCAAATTacgatacacagcaaaaaatggtAATGGTAAAATGCACAAGGTAATGTGTGTAAAAAGACACTCAATATTACACATTGCATGTACCGTTTTTtctaaacacaaaaaagtggcaaccgacgggattGCTCGGCTATCAGACCTGGGTgtaataaaataatacaaaatttctTCTACACAGGCCTTAAACATGCACACGGTGTGGCTAAACGTCgaaagttttgttttgccggCCTTGATCAGAAtctataaatttggaaatattctatcggtgaaaaatgcgttcttcaaaattttaaggtttttgatttttggtacatatttttaattgatctaGCCTCATAGGTGGATCGAtctttgaaaattactttttattacaaatttgTAGAGAAATTTCTCATCTTTAAAACGCTGTTTAGGGTTTGTAAATCCGTTTTGATTGTCGAAAGATATTTCACTTAAAAGACATCCGTCTTTTATGCGAACTTCGTTTGACCTTGAACCTCTGGGACCATGTTTGCCACTAAAACATCAtccaaaatttggattttgGTTTTGGATGATGTTTAGTGGCAAACATGGTCCCAGAGGTTCAAGTTCAAACGAAGTTCGCATAAAAGACGGATGTCTTTTAAGTGAAATATCTTTCGACAATCAAAACGGATTTAAAAACCCTAAACAGCGTTGTAAAGGTGAGATATTTCTtgcaataaataatattttttaaaggtcgATCCATCTATAAGAccaggatttcccgaaaaaaatatttcccgtttcccgggaaatttgttaatttcccgggaattcccgaaattcaagcaaaagtatacattttcttaaatttttggattttttttttgaaaatgctctgaaaaaataataaatgaacaaactcaacatgattttgttcaattaaatttattgtttggTTAATATATAATTAaccagattatcagaaattatgatatcaggatttatttcttataaaattaatttctaaAGCAACTACTtgatgagtattaaattattacaattaggtaagctttttacagattgatgttatttcatcaaattgagattttttttacgtttttgttcaGCATGACCAAATGAGATGATAATCGAATTCGTGCAAGATGAATTAAtttaattggttgaatacctagtattaaagaaattacaatttgaagtaaaggaattatggagcactggtgcaaatacaggtgttagagggttaattgtgaaaaaatggaagactttttgtggaatgatgttaatttatcgtataatttaaatcatgtggcataataatatataaaaaatcattgaaaaattactttccatTATTTAAGAGGttctcaaaaatgcaaaaatatattcaaagagctgaaaccagtatttgtcataaaaaaaaaacataatttctgcatgtttttttctcattcCAACAAACTGGTCACACAGGCAAGTGTGTGTAcctgagatatttttttgaattattgtacGATTGgagatttaaaaattagaaaaaatgtacattttcttgtagttgaatgattttgtacatgagcaattccagctcaaatcaggaatttttctggtacatttgtacccgaccctctccgatttcaatgaaagtttttagacatgttatcctaggcctatataagccatttttgtgtatatggagccaatagtactcgaaaataacatttgagaagggcgtaaggtatttaaatatttttgtattttgtaatttaaaaattactgtgtctcgaagccattgcgtcgtatcaaaaagtggtccaagacaaacttgtaggaaattggatgggctttctgaaaaaaatacactgaaacaaaaatacacgccacttctatgagattttttgatttttaagtctaaaacttaaatttaaaggtgttgtcacgattttttttcgttcaaaatttttgaggaaatagcctaagatgttaccaaaagactgacgaaaaatgcaggatggtatgcctctcctaaaaaaatacaaaaatcatttactaaaactgtttttttgaaaagtggtctaaacgtcaaaattttataaaacccacagtgagaatcgattctccagacaattttacataaaagtctccatattgaccattgtcctatgtccaatccttgggaagatacagcggttttaaaaataaaaatgatgaaaaaatgggttttttgtggtttttggcattttctatacgacagacttggtttttcagtctcgtaaatatttttaccggaaagctcgtccaatttcccataagtttgcctttggcagctttttgatttgactcgttttgatatttacgtaagctaatttattatccaggtttctaccacactgaaaaaaatattctcttttcagttattaacaatgtaattaagcttataactgtaagcccttacatccaattgaaatgctgtcaaaggcaaacttatgggaaattggacgagctttccggtaaaaatatttacgagactgaaaaaccaagtctgtcatatagaaattgccaaaaaccaccaaaaaaaccattttttcatcatttttatttttaaaaccgctgtatcttcccaaggattggacataggacaatggtcaatatgattCGATTCTCACTGtgggttttttaaaattttgacgtttagaccacttttcaaaaaaacagttttagtaaatgatttttgtatttttttaggagagacataccatcctgcatttttcgtcagtcttttggtaacatcttaggctatttcctcaaaaattttgaacgaataaaaatcgtgacaacacctttaaatttaagttttagacttaaaaatcaaaaaatctcatagaagtggcgtgtatttttgtttcagtgtatttttttcagaaagcccatccaatttcctacaagtttgtcttggaccactttttgatacgacgcaatggcttcgagacacagtaatttttaaattgcaaaatacaaaaatatttaaataccttacgcccttctcaaatgttattttcgagtaccgtaaaacggggtgactttgatagccggggtgactttgataggtttgcgatttttccgcaaaatgaagagtacaatcaaAATACTTACAGAattgtttagaaacatactgaccgtggtagagaagtgttcaaagtacctcaaaaagaacttttcataaaattttgaaaagtttaaaaagttagttaactatagttaagaaaatgttgacgaaagtcattattttaaacttctcaaagtgtcatgattttctcaatgaacctgATTTTggatcggaaaacggaatgcattttcggattctttggacaattttccactaggagaaagttaaataaatttgtaaaaaataaataatatgtgtttttgaaacacaattaaaacaaatctccaaatttataggcaatttcagttgaacaaatttcatgtaaaatgtgaaaacttgtgatttgtgcttcgaattcagtataaaatgcaatataaatcgataattttataaacaaaactagttttaacaaatttcaggcaaaattccgacttttaaacaattttaactaaaatttgtatgtattttgttaaaaagcttataaacttagttaactaaatataaacattgatttttttttcttaaaaacaatatCAGCTACTTCAGTGATGGCACATTTAACGTACACATAAAGTtttaacatcttaaatatgattttaacaagaaaaactatgactatcaaagtcaccccggaattcaaactaagaatttttaacgtaactatttttctaaacactattgaaaaaactttttttccaaaatagtgcatggactttgtgtggcctaccccagtacatgttttaaaaataataatgttgagaaaaaccttagCTGTTGGaatatattccaaaaacaaattgaaatcctatcaaagtcaccccggtttacggtactattggctccatatacacaaaaatggcttatataggcctaggataacatgtctaaaaactttcattgaaatcggagagggtcgggtacaaatgtaccagaaaaattcctgatttgagctggaattgctcacatGCAGTCAAGCTTGATCTTgacacttattttaaccattgaAGTTGATGTCCttgtacaattttgttgcataatattaattaaaaccaagatcagaacaattttcaataaatttaaaatttcccgggaattccagggaaattggctgaaaatttcccgtttcccgggaaatttgtaaccccgggaaatagGACGCTCTAGACCAGATCAATTAAAAATCtgtaccaaaaattaaaaacctttcaccgatagaatattttaaaaaatacagattctgattcaggccggtaaaacaaaatttctacGTATAAATCACCGACGGggttttttaatattataatattttgttaCAGCCACGCCGTGACGCAGCTTatggtggtccaaatccgggctttctcgaggctaccccctgaaattaaagattgacccatcactaggctaaattccaaatttgagctcattctgaccacgggtaGCCctccttgaagtttgtatgggaaaaatcggcaaaatgtatggagaaaagcaactgtttcagtatTTTACCAGTGGAGGACGCAATAGCcgtccaatctttatcaattctcaaatgtagaacattcgttaaatttagaacaactttctcgaagacaccatatttttaggattttttgctgaaaagttattagcttacGAAAAGAAAGGTTTTTGCGCGGCCATGATTGAATTGCCAattcttttataaatttcataagcTTTGAATCGACCTATTTTTTActctatttttctaattttaacaaGACAATCGAACACTCACCTCCGGCGACAGTCCCATCGGTTGGCGCGACAGCACCACCGTAAACAGCTGGCTCCCGGGCAGGCTCTGGCAGAACGTCAACACCAGCTGGTTGTTGACGGCCTTCAGGACCTGCACCGTACCGGAAAAGTGCACGTACGGCAGCTTGATCATCGTGCCCTCCTGCGGGCCCGACGACATCCAAAAGCCAGGCCGACTCTTGTTGAACCGCAGCTTGTACTCCAGGGTGTGTTCCTTCTCCTCCCAGATCAGCAGCAGGTGGCGCGtgttttgctgctgctgttgccacTGGTAGTTGtagttctgctgctgctgctgctgttggttcTGCTGATTTTGGTTTCTTCGGTTGCCGTCTCGATCGCCGGAAAAGCCGTAATCTGTGGCGAACCGAACCGGTGGGCCCTGATCGCGGGACGGGCTGTCGGTGATTTGGGACTGCGATAGAACACAAAGGaagcatttaatttaaattactaTTCCACCACAGATCGTTGTGATACACTTACAGTATTGGTAGTATCAGTCAGATGAATCACCACGCAAGTATCGTAGATCGTTTCGCCATCCTCGTTGCCGAGATGAGTTATGACTTCACTGCCGTACCAGAGACCCATGATCTGAAAACGACGCGCCCAAGCGAGAAAGCAAATAGATATGTACTCATATTTATGAACGTTAGTTATTAGTGCTGGGTGTCACGTGTAGAGGAAGCAGCGAGTCGATCTTTTTGCCCTCGCCCAAGTCAAGGACGATCCCGCGCATCTCTGATCAATGGTATGAATTCATAGTCCGGATGACGAATGTGAGTAAATACTAGAGGTGCACACTTAGCTGACAGACGATCGCACTGACTGGCAGAACTATCATTAGCAGAACGTTTCATGATGAGTGAAGAAACTGATCTGGAACAATGTTTAATTTATTAACAACAATTAGATCACGCGGTGCCAGCGTGGGATTACGTTAGGTCAGTAGATCGCTTGATGGCATTGTTGGTAGTCTcattatttgtattttgaaatgATAATTATGAATTTGAAAACTTGTTGCAATCAATATCGACTGTCAATATCCTTCGCTTTCTTAAATCAGTTTGTAGTTTTTGACTATATTTGAAAAGTATAGCTGTTTTATGCcatcaaaattaaacaaatctcACCAAATTCAAACTAATAAAACCAAGATATAAGaacaatttcaaatcaaatgaaatcaccATCCCAGTTCGATTAAACTGGAAGTCGTTGATTCAATTGATATAATTGGATATTCTTTGCAGCTGGCAGGGCAGAGTAACTATTTGTACTTGCACTTGCATTTCCAGCATACATGCTGATTGCCAAGTGTTATTCGAGTAGCATCAAACGCCAATACAtttgagaagattttttttgcaaagatttaaattgataaacctcttggatttaaaaaaaaatgttaacattggtttaaaaacaagacctttgagatatttttaaccctctaccgcccaaatttcgttttcgaaaatttttatttttcccgtgttcattttgagcaacttttgttttacgaaaaacttaacttctcttgttttatgattttcttgttttatttttagtatatttatttgcatttatcttgcttagtttatctttgtttttggtagtatttgaccAATTGTACTACCTCCTATCATTAAATTTggcctttctaattttttcatgtcactttttcaaatttttgcttgtttttccctttttttgctctagaatggcaccattatcatttgaatttcataaaaatgcgTGAAGGCATAGTCTAGAATACTACAAAAATatctgcatacttcttttaacttaaaatataggaaatgtcacataaaacaagtcaaacttccaacccaaacatttgaaaattcagCTTGATTATAGATTGTGTGtgcagccgggaccgtggtgtaggggtaagcgtgattgcctctcacccagtcggcctgggtt
Coding sequences:
- the LOC120419085 gene encoding uncharacterized protein LOC120419085 isoform X2; translation: MIRTIISLVRSSSHHPKLAGNKIMGLWYGSEVITHLGNEDGETIYDTCVVIHLTDTTNTSQITDSPSRDQGPPVRFATDYGFSGDRDGNRRNQNQQNQQQQQQQNYNYQWQQQQQNTRHLLLIWEEKEHTLEYKLRFNKSRPGFWMSSGPQEGTMIKLPYVHFSGTVQVLKAVNNQLVLTFCQSLPGSQLFTVVLSRQPMGLSPEENHSIRGLIKRRNLSTNSVRKVCYNGASSVSSNVAAVILVGITTLLMRCAILFK
- the LOC120419085 gene encoding uncharacterized protein LOC120419085 isoform X1 yields the protein MKRLVVLVVATVVHLASGTGLSALHDSSSENRASSAAQYCTDLNPQTRLDIEQIMGLWYGSEVITHLGNEDGETIYDTCVVIHLTDTTNTSQITDSPSRDQGPPVRFATDYGFSGDRDGNRRNQNQQNQQQQQQQNYNYQWQQQQQNTRHLLLIWEEKEHTLEYKLRFNKSRPGFWMSSGPQEGTMIKLPYVHFSGTVQVLKAVNNQLVLTFCQSLPGSQLFTVVLSRQPMGLSPEENHSIRGLIKRRNLSTNSVRKVCYNGASSVSSNVAAVILVGITTLLMRCAILFK